Proteins co-encoded in one Candidatus Omnitrophota bacterium genomic window:
- a CDS encoding methyltransferase domain-containing protein gives MREPQMSDLSHVKRIDIGCGLPDQKYPECFGMDVNPKYNPDLLHNCDDGVPFADNQLSFINSDNSLEHVKNPYFVLKECYRCLEPGGTMRLVVPNCQWFPLVLLNLVIDLDWFWHKWMNLSFKKERGIHWTLYTPFLITKVVKDVGFKVESRKGFLYSKEIELFLRK, from the coding sequence ATGAGAGAACCACAAATGTCTGATCTGTCTCATGTAAAGCGCATTGACATCGGTTGCGGCCTCCCGGACCAGAAGTACCCCGAGTGCTTTGGGATGGACGTTAATCCCAAATACAATCCCGACCTATTGCACAACTGCGATGACGGCGTCCCCTTTGCAGACAACCAACTCAGTTTTATCAATAGTGACAACTCCCTGGAACACGTCAAAAATCCCTACTTTGTCCTCAAGGAATGCTACCGCTGCCTCGAACCCGGCGGCACCATGCGCCTGGTAGTTCCCAACTGCCAGTGGTTCCCTCTCGTGCTACTCAACTTGGTGATCGATCTGGACTGGTTCTGGCACAAGTGGATGAATCTGTCCTTCAAAAAGGAGCGCGGCATTCACTGGACGCTCTATACGCCCTTCCTCATCACCAAAGTCGTCAAGGATGTGGGGTTTAAAGTGGAGAGCCGGAAGGGATTCCTGTATTCCAAG